One Variibacter gotjawalensis genomic window, CAGTCGCGTGCGGTCGCACGCAGTGCCGGGGAAGCGGACGATCAAGCCTTCGTCGACGCAATCTCCGAATGGACCGACGAATGAAACGTGGGGAAGTTTGGACGGCCTCTGGCGGGCCGGACTACGCGGGAAAACCGCGCCCCATCGTTATCATCCAAGACGATAGCTTCGACGCGACGAGTTCGATCACGATCTGTCCGCTGACAACGAACACAACCAACGCGCCGATCTTCCGACTTCTGATCGAGCCGAGCGAACAGAACGGCTTGCGTATCGCAAGCCGGCTAATGGTCGACAAGATAACGACGGTCCCTAAATCGAAAGTCGGTTCACGGCTCGGACGGCTCGACGACGAAGACGTGCTGCGCATCAATCGCGCAGCACTCGTGTTCCTCGGCCTCGCTTCGTCGAAGCGGTCGACGCAATAGCTCAGCCCTGCCCGCGCGTATTCACTGCTTCGTCGTCGTTCGAGGCCGCCGTCGGAGCCACTTTCGGACCGCCCTTCGACACGCCAACCAAGGCAGGACGCAGCACGCGATCGCCGATGACGAAGCCTTCCTGCACAACCTGCGCGACCATTCCGGCCGGCACACTCGGATCCGGCATTTCGAACATCGCTTGGTGGAAGTTCGGGTCGAACTTCTGGCCCTTCGGATCGATCTTTTTCACGCCGTGCTTCTCAAGCGACTTCACGAGTTCGCGGTCGGTGAGCTCGACGCCCTCGATCAGCGCCTTCAGCCCGCTCTCCGCACTGGCGCGCAGTTCCGCCGGCACGGCATCGAGCGCGCGGCGCATGTTGTCGGAAATGCCGACCATGTCGCGTGCAAAACCCGTGATTCCGTACGTGCGGGCATCCGCGACCTCACGCTCGGTGCGGCGGCGCAGGTTTTCCATTTCGGCGAGCGCACGCATCCAGCGATCGCGCATGTCGTCGCGCTCTTTGATGGCTTGCTCGAGCGGATCGATTTCGGGCGCGGCCTCCGGGGCTGCTGCCTCAATGTTCGGGTCCGTCGGCTCAGGCGCTTTGGCGCCGTTGTCGGTCATGTCGTCTATCCATCGTGGTGGAAGCTGTTTCAGCCCCGGATATCAGGGCTGGAGCGGCAAAAATCAAGTTCCGGTGAGCAGTTTTGCCTAACCGCCGATCACACGGCTCACCAACCGGGAGGTATAATCGACCATCGGGATGATGCGCGCATAATTGAGCCGTGTCGGCCCAATCACCCCGATGACCCCGACAATACGTCCCGAATTGTCGCGATATGGCGCGACAATCGTCGACGAGCCGGACAGCGAGAACAGCTTATTCTCCGAACCGATAAAAATGCGCACGCCCTCGGCTTGCTCGGCCCGGCCGAGCAAATCGGTCACGCCGCGCTTGGTTTCGAGGTCATCGAACAACAGGCGGACGCGTTCGAGGTCTTCCAGCGCTTTGAGATCGTCGAGCAGATTCGCATGCCCGCGCACGATCAAACGCCGCTCGTCATGCGCGCCGCCGGACCAGCTCGCGAGCCCTTCGGAGATCACCTTCTGGGTCAGCTGATCGAGCTCGGCGCGGCTCTTCTCCAGCGCGCGATCGAGTTCGGCGCGCGCTTCGCTGATCGTGCGGCCCCGAATGCTCGCGTTGAGAAAATTCGTTGCTTCGATGAGCGAGGACGTCGGTAGCCCCGCCGGAATCGCAACGATTCGGTTTTCGACTTGCCCGTCCTCGGCAACCAGCACGACCAGCGCACGCTCGGGTTCGAGCCGCACGAACTCGATATGCTTGAGCCGTGCATTCGCTTTCGCGGTGAGCACCACGCCGGCGGCGCGTGTGAGGCCCGACAGCATCCCGGTCGCTTCGTGCAATACGGATTCAAGCGTGCGGCCGCTGCCGGCGACGCGCTCCTCCATCGAGCGGCGATCGGCTTCACCCACATTGCCGACTTCCATCAGCGCATCGACGAAGAAGCGTAAGCCTACCTCGGTCGGCAAACGTCCTGCCGATGTATGCGGCGCATAGATCAGGCCGAGCGCTTCGAGGTCCGACATCACGTTGCGGACCGAAGCGGGCGACAACGGCGTCGCGATCAGTCGCGAAAGATTGCGCGATCCCACCGGCTCGCCGGTCGCGAGATAGCTCTCGACAACTTGGCGAAAAATGTCGCGCGAGCGCTCGGAGAGCTGCGCGAGCCCGATGTCCTGCATGCCGATGGGTCTGTCTTGCGCCAACTTGTTCTCCCGGAAGGTAGACAATGTCTATCAGCGCAGAGAATTCAAGTGTTTGCCGTTTTCTCGGAGTCATCCCGGAAGCCGCCGCGCGCGATGCGGCTATCCGGGACCCACGTATCCCTGCAATCGCTGGGGAACGTGGATCCCGGCTCTCGCGCGGCTCGCCACGCGAGCAAGGCGCTCGGCCGGGATGACAGCCTGCGGTTGGGGAAAGGTTTGCCTTTCCGCCCCCATGCTCTAAACAGCCGCACGAATTGCTTTATCTGGAGTAGTGCCGATGCGGCCGAGCCGCCGAGAACCCGACGAAATGCGCCCCGTTACGCTCGACCGAGGCGTCGTCAAATACGCCGAAGGCTCGTGTTTCGTGAAGTTCGGCGACACCCACGTGCTCTGCACGGCGACGCTCGAAGAGCGCCTGCCGCCGTGGCTGAAGGGCCAGGGCCGCGGTTGGGTCACCGCCGAATACGGCATGCTCCCCCGCGCAACGCACGAACGCACGCGCCGCGAGGCGTCCTCCG contains:
- the grpE gene encoding nucleotide exchange factor GrpE, encoding MTDNGAKAPEPTDPNIEAAAPEAAPEIDPLEQAIKERDDMRDRWMRALAEMENLRRRTEREVADARTYGITGFARDMVGISDNMRRALDAVPAELRASAESGLKALIEGVELTDRELVKSLEKHGVKKIDPKGQKFDPNFHQAMFEMPDPSVPAGMVAQVVQEGFVIGDRVLRPALVGVSKGGPKVAPTAASNDDEAVNTRGQG
- the hrcA gene encoding heat-inducible transcriptional repressor HrcA, which translates into the protein MAQDRPIGMQDIGLAQLSERSRDIFRQVVESYLATGEPVGSRNLSRLIATPLSPASVRNVMSDLEALGLIYAPHTSAGRLPTEVGLRFFVDALMEVGNVGEADRRSMEERVAGSGRTLESVLHEATGMLSGLTRAAGVVLTAKANARLKHIEFVRLEPERALVVLVAEDGQVENRIVAIPAGLPTSSLIEATNFLNASIRGRTISEARAELDRALEKSRAELDQLTQKVISEGLASWSGGAHDERRLIVRGHANLLDDLKALEDLERVRLLFDDLETKRGVTDLLGRAEQAEGVRIFIGSENKLFSLSGSSTIVAPYRDNSGRIVGVIGVIGPTRLNYARIIPMVDYTSRLVSRVIGG
- a CDS encoding type II toxin-antitoxin system PemK/MazF family toxin encodes the protein MKRGEVWTASGGPDYAGKPRPIVIIQDDSFDATSSITICPLTTNTTNAPIFRLLIEPSEQNGLRIASRLMVDKITTVPKSKVGSRLGRLDDEDVLRINRAALVFLGLASSKRSTQ